The Raphanus sativus cultivar WK10039 chromosome 2, ASM80110v3, whole genome shotgun sequence genome includes a region encoding these proteins:
- the LOC108843347 gene encoding chaperone protein ClpC2, chloroplastic produces MARLLTNFTVRPLLGPGRHVQSEEYRKPRRTCVKMMYSSQTPVLSFQSFTGLRATKAVDHLIARPSHGFFNKANLQISSRKGRASRGVTKAMFERFTEKAIKVIMLSQEEARRLGHNFVGTEQILLGLIGEGTGIAAKVLKSTGINLKDSRVEVEKIIGRGSGFMAVEIPFTPRAKRVLELSLEEARQLGHNYIGSEHLLLGLLREGEGVAARVLENMGVDASNIRTLVIRMVGENNEVTANVGGGSSGNSKMPTLEEYGTNLTKLAEEGKLDPVVGRQPQIERVVQILARRTKNNPCLIGEPGVGKTAIAEGLAQRIASDDVPETIEGKTVITLDMGLLVAGTKYRGEFEERLKKLMEEIRQSDDIILFIDEVHTLIGAGAAEGAIDAANILKPALARGELQCIGATTLDEYRKHIEKDPALERRFQPVKVPEPTVDEAIQILHGLRERYEIHHKLRYTDDALVAAAQLSHQYISDRFLPDKAIDLIDEAGSRVRLRHAQVPEEARELEKQLRQITKEKNEAVRAQDFEKAGSHRDREIELRAEMAAVLAKGKEVSKAETEAGEEGGPTVTESDIQHIVSTWTGIPVEKVSSDESSRLLKMEQTLHTRVIGQDEAVKAISRAIRRARVGLKNPNRPIASFIFSGPTGVGKSELAKALAAYYFGSEEAMIRLDMSEFMERHTVSKLIGSPPGYVGYTEGGQLTEAVRRRPYTLVLFDEIEKAHPDVFNMMLQILEDGRLTDSKGRTVDFKNTLLIMTSNVGSSVIEKGGRRIGFDLDYDEKDSSYNRIKSLVTEELKQYFRPEFLNRLDEMIVFRQLTKLEVKEIADIMLKEVVVRLKEKEIELQVTERFKERVVDEGFDPSYGARPLRRAIMRLLEDSMAEKMLSREIKDGDSVIVDVDAEGSVVVLNGKSGGGSIAEEAMEDPVFVL; encoded by the exons ATGGCTAGGCTCTTGACTAATTTCACAGTCCGTCCTTTACTCGGTCCCGGAAGACATGTTCAGTCCGAAGAGTATAGAAAACCAAGAAGAACATGTGTGAAGATGATGTACTCTTCACAAACTCCGGTTCTGAGTTTCCAGAGCTTCACAGGGTTAAGGGCTACCAAAGCGGTGGATCATCTAATAGCAAGGCCTTCTCATGGTTTCTTTAATAAGGCTAACCTTCAAATCTCATCTCGGAAAGGAAGAGCTAGCCGAGGTGTTACAAAAGCCATGTTTGAGCGGTTCACCGAGAAGGCAATTAAGGTCATAATGCTGTCTCAAGAGGAAGCTCGGAGACTTGGACATAACTTTGTTGGCACCGAGCAGATACTGTTGGGTCTCATTGGGGAAGGGACTGGGATCGCTGCAAAGGTTCTTAAATCCACGGGGATCAATCTTAAGGATTCTCGTGTGGAAGTGGAGAAGATCATTGGAAGAGGCAGTGGGTTTATGGCTGTGGAGATCCCTTTTACTCCTCGTGCAAAGCGTGTCCTGGAGTTGTCACTAGAGGAAGCTCGACAACTCG GGCATAACTACATTGGGTCAGAGCATCTCTTGCTTGGTCTTCTTCGTGAAGGGGAAGGTGTTGCAGCTCGTGTCCTTGAGAATATGGGTGTAGATGCTAGTAACATCCGGACGCTG GTTATACGTATGGTCGGAGAAAACAATGAAGTGACCGCAAACGTCGGTGGAGGATCAAGCGGAAACAGCAAGATGCCAACACTGGAAGAGTATGGGACTAACTTAACCAAACTAGCAGAGGAG GGTAAACTAGATCCTGTTGTTGGAAGGCAGCCACAGATTGAACGAGTGGTCCAGATCTTGGCTCGAAGAACCAAGAACAACCCTTGTCTTATTGGAGAACCTGGAGTTGGTAAGACAGCAATAGCTGAAGGACTCGCACAGAGAATAGCCAGTGATGATGTTCCTGAAACAATTGAGGGGAAGACA GTTATAACTCTTGATATGGGTCTTCTAGTGGCTGGAACCAAGTATCGTGGAGAATTCGAGGAAAGATTGAAGAAGCTTATGGAGGAGATCAGACAGAGTGATGACATCATTCTGTTTATTGATGAAGTGCACACTCTGATCGGTGCAGGAGCAGCCGAAGGTGCCATTGATGCTGCCAACATCTTAAAGCCAGCTCTTGCCAGAGGTGAATTGCAG TGTATTGGTGCAACAACATTGGACGAGTACAGAAAGCACATTGAGAAAGATCCTGCGTTAGAGAGAAGGTTCCAGCCTGTGAAGGTACCTGAACCAACTGTTGATGAAGCTATACAGATCTTGCACGGTCTCCGTGAGCGGTATGAGATCCACCACAAGCTCCGATACACTGACGATGCCTTGGTTGCTGCTGCGCAACTCTCACATCAGTACATCAG TGATCGGTTTCTACCAGACAAAGCCATTGACTTGATTGATGAAGCTGGGTCTCGGGTTCGACTGCGCCATGCTCAG gTCCCTGAGGAAGCTAGAGAGCTTGAAAAGCAACTAAGACAGATCACTAAGGAGAAGAATGAAGCTGTGAGAGCCCAAGACTTTGAGAAG GCTGGTTCTCACCGTGACCGGGAAATAGAGCTAAGAGCCGAGATGGCAGCTGTTTTAGCCAAAGGCAAAGAAGTGAGCAAAGCTGAGACAGAAGCTGGGGAAGAAGGAGGACCTACTGTCACTGAATCCGACATCCAACACATTGTCTCCACCTGGACAGGAATCCCTGTAGAGAAAGTCTCCTCCGATGAATCTAGCCGTCTTCTCAAGATGGAGCAGACGCTACACACAAGAGTCATTGGCCAAGACGAAGCCGTCAAAGCCATTAGCCGGGCCATCAGACGTGCACGTGTTGGACTCAAGAACCCGAACCGTCCCATAGCGAGTTTCATCTTCTCTGGTCCAACCGGTGTGGGGAAATCAGAGCTTGCCAAAGCTTTAGCTGCTTACTACTTCGGTTCAGAAGAAGCGATGATCCGTCTCGACATGAGTGAGTTCATGGAACGGCACACGGTCTCAAAACTCATCGGTTCGCCTCCTGGTTACGTAGGGTACACGGAAGGAGGTCAGTTAACTGAGGCGGTTCGACGCAGGCCTTACACGCTTGTCCTCTTCGACGAAATAGAGAAAGCTCATCCGGATGTGTTCAACATGATGCTTCAGATCCTAGAGGACGGGAGACTAACAGACAGCAAAGGAAGAACTGTTGATTTCAAGAACACGCTTCTGATCATGACATCGAACGTAGGAAGCAGCGTGATTGAAAAGGGTGGCAGAAGAATCGGGTTTGATCTCGACTACGACGAGAAAGACAGCAGCTACAACAGGATCAAGAGCTTGGTCACCGAGGAACTGAAGCAGTATTTCAGACCGGAGTTCTTGAACAGGTTAGATGAGATGATTGTTTTCAGACAGCTGACGAAGCTGGAAGTGAAGGAGATTGCTGATATAATGCTTAAAGAAGTGGTGGTGAGGCTTAAGGAGAAAGAGATTGAGCTTCAAGTGACGGAGAGGTTTAAGGAGAGAGTGGTGGATGAAGGGTTTGACCCGAGTTATGGTGCGAGGCCGCTGAGAAGAGCGATAATGAGGCTTCTGGAAGATAGCATGGCGGAGAAGATGCTTTCAAGGGAGATTAAAGATGGTGATTCGGTGATTGTTGATGTTGATGCTGAAGGAAGTGTGGTTGTGTTGAATGGTAAGAGTGGAGGTGGTAGTATTGCTGAAGAAGCCATGGAAGATCCAGTTTTTGTGTTGTAG